In Desulfobulbaceae bacterium, one DNA window encodes the following:
- a CDS encoding pilus assembly protein PilP, translated as MIRREPRKINCWLKKHRSLSLLALVCLGVLMLSGGAWANNAPAEIAADDLKKMTEEQVTLSQSDTFIYQRGNRSDPFVPFISEERTTTKQIDSEELLTGMRLFEPGQLNLVAISSGGNKPLALVQDSTGKGYILKEGIAIGRRGIITSIITNSVIIEESFLTSSGEQKTRSIKMVLRKEGEK; from the coding sequence GTGATTCGTCGAGAACCCCGGAAAATCAACTGTTGGCTGAAAAAACATCGTAGCCTGTCTCTACTAGCTCTGGTTTGCCTTGGCGTCCTCATGCTTTCCGGGGGAGCCTGGGCCAACAATGCACCGGCTGAAATAGCAGCGGACGACCTTAAAAAAATGACTGAAGAACAAGTAACTCTTAGTCAGAGTGATACGTTTATCTATCAGCGCGGAAATCGCTCCGATCCTTTTGTGCCATTCATCAGCGAAGAACGGACAACAACGAAACAGATCGATTCTGAAGAGCTGCTGACCGGTATGCGGTTATTTGAACCCGGGCAACTCAATTTAGTCGCTATTTCATCAGGTGGTAACAAACCTTTGGCCCTCGTACAGGATTCAACAGGCAAGGGCTACATCCTCAAAGAGGGAATAGCTATTGGCCGCAGAGGCATCATCACATCAATCATCACCAATAGCGTTATCATTGAAGAAAGTTTTCTTACTAGCTCAGGCGAACAAAAGACACGATCCATCAAAATGGTTCTCAGGAAAGAGGGAGAAAAATAG
- a CDS encoding type II and III secretion system protein, producing the protein MTVVFSGGCASVPSPSPEESAAKFIEEQTKGAVDGSVTVASPAASEGQQGQLPMRYQKLSYNLGTQSSNNELETDTIIVGSSFPASTVSLRSILPKLTNLKNLTISWESDVNKDALVHVPNIVPDEDFFMVIKNILRQYDYSYEVVGRTLIVKHKETKNFHISMPFMSSTFSTSIGGDVLGSTQGANMSGTLEISSQNNAFDIWGNIQTNLDKILEIWSTPATAAPVASSTDSAADSAATTTAPRTAIAAVASPPGGRGYYTIDKPIGLISVTAPASLLEKIESYLENLKTELYKQVSIEAKIIEVTFTNNDTTGMDWASLFTTSFDFAMSFSKMNFIKSSATAQNSFITVGDETFTAVLDLMKKQGRVEVLSNPKITVMNGQPAMISVGENVTYIDSVSSTTSDGVISYSINTATVMSGLGLGVIASITDGNEVILNLTPVTSSLSEAIEYKTFGTNQVGLPKVNLRELSTIVRVKNGEMLIIGGLIDNSSSYNNDYVAGLGELPVAGQAFRTDGTTTSKKELIILLRPRITSL; encoded by the coding sequence ATGACAGTAGTATTTTCAGGGGGCTGCGCATCAGTACCTTCACCAAGCCCTGAAGAGAGTGCTGCGAAATTTATTGAGGAACAGACCAAGGGGGCCGTTGATGGCAGTGTAACGGTTGCTTCACCTGCAGCATCAGAAGGCCAACAGGGCCAGTTGCCTATGCGCTACCAGAAACTGTCCTATAATCTTGGCACCCAAAGTTCAAACAATGAGCTGGAGACTGATACCATAATTGTGGGGTCTAGCTTCCCCGCTTCTACCGTATCGCTCCGATCTATCCTTCCGAAGCTGACAAATTTGAAAAATTTAACCATCAGCTGGGAAAGTGATGTTAACAAAGACGCCCTGGTACATGTCCCTAATATTGTGCCCGACGAAGACTTTTTCATGGTTATTAAGAACATTTTACGTCAATACGATTATTCATATGAGGTTGTGGGCCGCACATTAATTGTGAAACATAAGGAGACTAAAAATTTCCATATTTCCATGCCGTTCATGTCTTCCACCTTTTCAACAAGTATTGGCGGAGATGTCCTCGGCAGTACACAGGGTGCAAATATGAGCGGTACCCTCGAAATCAGCTCACAAAATAACGCCTTTGACATCTGGGGTAATATTCAAACCAATCTGGATAAAATCCTTGAAATCTGGTCTACACCCGCTACCGCTGCTCCCGTTGCAAGCAGTACCGACAGCGCGGCAGATTCCGCCGCAACAACCACAGCGCCAAGGACAGCAATAGCTGCTGTTGCCTCTCCCCCAGGAGGCCGTGGCTATTATACAATAGACAAACCAATTGGACTCATCTCAGTTACTGCACCAGCGTCATTGCTCGAAAAAATTGAGTCCTACCTCGAAAACCTCAAAACAGAGCTGTACAAACAGGTTTCAATTGAGGCTAAAATAATTGAGGTGACTTTTACCAATAATGACACAACTGGTATGGACTGGGCCTCGTTGTTTACTACAAGTTTTGATTTTGCAATGAGCTTTTCAAAAATGAATTTTATAAAGTCGTCAGCAACTGCCCAAAACTCATTTATAACAGTCGGTGACGAAACTTTTACCGCCGTGCTTGATCTCATGAAAAAGCAAGGCCGCGTAGAAGTCCTTTCGAATCCTAAAATTACTGTGATGAACGGCCAACCTGCTATGATCAGCGTGGGAGAAAATGTTACCTACATCGACAGCGTAAGTTCGACAACCTCAGACGGTGTAATTTCGTATTCAATCAATACTGCCACGGTAATGTCTGGATTAGGGCTCGGCGTTATTGCCTCAATTACCGATGGCAATGAGGTAATTCTCAACCTTACTCCAGTAACTTCAAGTCTATCGGAGGCAATTGAGTACAAAACGTTCGGGACAAATCAGGTGGGACTCCCTAAGGTCAATTTGCGGGAACTTAGTACCATCGTTCGTGTTAAAAATGGTGAAATGCTGATTATTGGCGGGTTAATCGACAACTCTTCCAGTTATAACAACGATTATGTTGCAGGTTTAGGCGAACTTCCTGTCGCAGGACAGGCCTTTCGCACAGACGGCACGACTACCTCGAAGAAAGAGCTTATTATCCTGCTACGACCACGAATTACTTCTCTTTAG
- the argB gene encoding acetylglutamate kinase, producing MIQALEKAKILIEALPYIKAFSNKTVVIKYGGHAMVDDALKKSFALDIILLKYIGLNPVVVHGGGPQINKFLDKMNIQSNYIQGMRVTDGETMDVVEMVLVGKVNKEIVGLINLHGGKAVGLSGRDGDLIRAQKMQILKSQVENAPPELIDLGRVGKVTEVNPEILTTLDSQDFIPVIAPVGVGSEGQSYNINADLVAGAIASRLNAEKLVLLTDVAGVLDQDKRLIQSMTCTQVDEYIKSGVIAGGMIPKVQCCQDAVRAGVKKAHIIDGRTEHSILLEIFTKEGIGSEVTNDK from the coding sequence ATGATTCAGGCACTAGAAAAAGCAAAGATTCTTATCGAGGCGTTACCATATATCAAGGCCTTTTCCAATAAAACGGTGGTTATCAAATATGGCGGTCACGCCATGGTTGATGATGCATTAAAGAAGAGTTTTGCCCTTGATATTATCCTGCTTAAATATATTGGCCTTAATCCCGTCGTTGTGCATGGGGGCGGGCCGCAGATCAATAAATTTCTTGATAAAATGAATATCCAGTCAAACTATATTCAGGGCATGCGGGTGACTGACGGAGAGACCATGGATGTAGTTGAAATGGTGCTGGTTGGTAAGGTCAACAAGGAGATTGTTGGTTTGATAAACCTGCATGGCGGCAAGGCCGTGGGGTTATCCGGTCGCGATGGAGACCTGATCAGAGCCCAGAAAATGCAGATTCTTAAAAGTCAGGTTGAAAATGCCCCACCTGAGCTCATTGATCTTGGTCGCGTTGGCAAAGTGACCGAGGTCAACCCGGAGATATTAACTACCCTGGACAGTCAGGACTTTATCCCTGTCATTGCCCCTGTGGGTGTCGGCAGCGAAGGACAGTCATACAATATCAACGCCGATCTCGTGGCCGGTGCCATTGCCTCACGGCTCAATGCTGAAAAGCTGGTTCTGTTAACCGATGTAGCGGGAGTTTTAGACCAGGACAAAAGGCTCATTCAATCCATGACCTGCACACAGGTTGATGAGTATATCAAAAGCGGCGTTATTGCCGGAGGCATGATACCTAAGGTTCAATGCTGCCAGGATGCCGTCCGGGCTGGTGTTAAAAAGGCACATATTATCGATGGCCGAACAGAGCACTCAATCCTCCTGGAGATCTTTACCAAAGAGGGTATCGGCTCAGAGGTCACCAATGACAAGTAA
- a CDS encoding aspartate aminotransferase family protein produces MTSNQEIIAKSEAAFIGTYSRFSAAMVRGSGCRLEDAEGKSYLDFLAGIAVCSLGHCHPEVTKAICEQAKTLVHVSNLFHTIPQTELATLLVNNSFADRIFFTNSGAEANEAAIKLARKYSPQGRYEIITLEGSFHGRTLATIAATGQPKFREGFEPMPSGFKTAPFGDVEALSSMINETTCAIMVEPLQGESGVRPLSRDYLTAIRELCDRHDLLLIFDEVQVGMGRTGSLFAYQQLGVTPDIMSLAKALANGLPLGAILTTDTVAAAFGPGTHASTFGGNPVSCAAGLAVMTIMLEEGFMATVLERGQYLANSLQKLAEKHPTLATGTRGVGLIQALVLTEKGIQHGAQIIKTLFQNGILANFAGNSVLRFIPPLIVTEFEINEMHETLDKVLSTFK; encoded by the coding sequence ATGACAAGTAATCAGGAAATAATCGCCAAAAGTGAAGCCGCCTTTATCGGCACCTATTCACGTTTTTCAGCGGCAATGGTCAGAGGTTCGGGCTGCCGTTTGGAAGACGCCGAAGGTAAAAGCTATCTGGACTTTTTGGCAGGTATTGCTGTTTGCAGCCTTGGACACTGCCATCCCGAAGTAACCAAAGCGATCTGTGAGCAGGCGAAAACTCTTGTCCATGTATCAAACCTCTTTCACACAATTCCCCAGACAGAACTCGCCACACTGTTGGTAAACAACTCGTTTGCCGATCGAATCTTTTTTACCAACAGCGGGGCAGAGGCCAACGAAGCCGCCATCAAGCTGGCCAGAAAATACAGTCCCCAAGGACGTTATGAGATCATCACCCTGGAAGGTTCCTTTCACGGTCGCACCTTGGCAACTATTGCGGCAACAGGACAGCCGAAGTTTCGTGAAGGTTTTGAGCCCATGCCCTCGGGCTTTAAAACTGCCCCTTTTGGTGATGTTGAAGCGCTTTCATCAATGATAAACGAGACAACCTGCGCCATCATGGTAGAACCTCTGCAGGGTGAAAGTGGTGTAAGACCTCTTAGCCGTGACTACCTAACAGCTATCCGTGAACTCTGTGATAGACATGATCTTTTACTCATCTTTGACGAGGTTCAGGTCGGCATGGGGCGTACAGGCTCACTATTTGCCTACCAACAGCTTGGTGTTACACCCGATATTATGAGTCTGGCAAAGGCCTTAGCTAACGGGTTACCTTTAGGGGCAATACTGACCACCGATACCGTCGCTGCCGCTTTTGGACCAGGAACCCATGCCTCTACCTTTGGAGGAAATCCGGTTTCCTGCGCTGCCGGACTTGCCGTCATGACGATCATGCTCGAAGAAGGCTTTATGGCCACTGTTCTTGAACGCGGCCAATATCTTGCCAATAGCCTTCAAAAATTGGCGGAAAAACATCCCACTCTGGCAACCGGTACTCGCGGCGTTGGACTTATTCAAGCACTGGTGTTGACAGAAAAGGGAATTCAGCATGGGGCTCAGATCATTAAAACCCTTTTTCAAAATGGTATCCTGGCCAATTTTGCAGGCAACTCTGTCTTACGATTTATCCCCCCTTTGATCGTAACCGAATTTGAAATTAACGAGATGCACGAGACTCTCGATAAAGTTTTATCGACCTTTAAATAG
- the argF gene encoding ornithine carbamoyltransferase gives MHLTSLWNFNKEQLQAYINRALELKKESKGGLRHTTLQGKTIALVFEKPSTRTRVSFEAAMYGMGGQVIYLPGRDTQLARNEPLKDMARVMSGYVDGMVIRTYGQEIVDELSQYATVPVINALTDLHHPCQILSDIMTVIEKKGPIEDVHVSWVGDGNNMANSWIEAASIMEFALTLACPEGYDPDPEILKRAQDKAVKPITVVRDPNRAVATADVINVDVWASMGHEGQEEERLQVFQPYQVNTTLLSKAKNDTIVLHCLPAHRDEEITDEVLEGRQCVAFEQAENKLHIHKAILEHHLRN, from the coding sequence ATGCACCTTACCAGTTTGTGGAATTTCAACAAGGAACAGCTTCAGGCCTATATAAACCGTGCCCTTGAGCTTAAAAAGGAATCGAAAGGCGGTCTTCGACATACGACCCTGCAAGGAAAAACCATAGCCCTGGTCTTTGAAAAACCCTCAACAAGAACACGAGTTTCGTTTGAAGCGGCAATGTACGGTATGGGAGGGCAGGTTATCTATCTGCCTGGGCGAGATACACAGCTGGCCCGAAATGAACCGCTTAAAGACATGGCGAGAGTCATGTCCGGCTATGTTGATGGTATGGTAATCAGAACCTATGGTCAGGAAATTGTCGACGAACTCTCTCAATACGCTACGGTACCAGTCATTAATGCACTTACAGACCTGCATCACCCCTGCCAGATACTTAGCGACATAATGACAGTGATTGAGAAAAAGGGGCCCATTGAAGATGTCCATGTCTCCTGGGTTGGTGACGGGAATAACATGGCTAACTCTTGGATTGAGGCCGCTTCGATAATGGAGTTTGCCTTAACCCTGGCCTGCCCGGAAGGGTACGACCCTGACCCCGAGATTCTCAAACGCGCTCAGGATAAGGCTGTCAAGCCGATTACTGTAGTACGTGACCCGAATCGGGCTGTGGCCACCGCTGATGTCATCAACGTTGATGTCTGGGCCAGCATGGGTCATGAAGGCCAGGAAGAAGAGCGTTTGCAGGTTTTCCAGCCATATCAGGTCAACACAACCCTTCTCAGCAAAGCCAAAAACGATACAATTGTATTGCACTGCCTACCGGCCCACAGGGATGAGGAGATTACCGATGAGGTATTGGAAGGTCGGCAATGTGTCGCCTTTGAGCAGGCCGAAAATAAGCTGCACATACATAAAGCCATATTGGAGCACCATTTAAGGAATTAG